A DNA window from Tenuifilaceae bacterium CYCD contains the following coding sequences:
- a CDS encoding beta-D-galactosidase: MIVAPLNEFGTYINLNPLFEKVEQALITLDFSKPGEKIYIDGEKLIAIPSFNKARTKDEAPLEAHDKYIDIQICLQGEETMGWRSREDCHSPKGVFDKEKDIVFYNDTPLNFIKVPTNYFAIFFPNDAHAPLIGEGVIKKVVFKVLMTDGNL; this comes from the coding sequence ATGATAGTTGCACCGTTAAACGAATTTGGAACATATATCAACCTCAATCCTTTATTCGAAAAAGTTGAGCAAGCATTAATCACGTTAGACTTCAGCAAACCAGGAGAAAAGATTTACATCGATGGAGAAAAACTAATTGCAATTCCATCGTTTAACAAGGCCAGAACCAAGGATGAGGCTCCCCTTGAGGCTCACGACAAGTACATCGATATTCAAATTTGCCTACAGGGCGAAGAAACCATGGGATGGAGAAGCCGAGAGGATTGTCATTCCCCAAAGGGTGTTTTTGATAAAGAAAAGGACATTGTATTTTACAACGATACCCCGCTAAATTTTATTAAAGTGCCAACCAATTACTTCGCCATATTTTTTCCAAACGATGCTCACGCTCCGTTAATTGGCGAGGGCGTCATTAAAAAGGTTGTTTTTAAGGTGTTAATGACGGATGGTAACTTATAG
- the pdxB gene encoding erythronate-4-phosphate dehydrogenase: MHLIADKNIPFLQGVLEPYFEVEYFSGKEITADIVRNADALIVRTRTICNSKLLSGSKVKFIGSATIGFDHIDTNYCANNSITWANAPGCNSAGVQQWVAAALIHWAELNSKNLSGLTIGIVGVGNVGKKVVELAKVLGMKVLCCDPPRKRDEDLVDYVDFETVLKNSDIITFHVPLNYEGVDRTFHMLNSSTIELCKPDVYVINSSRGEVVNTEGLIAFLESNPKAQAALDVWENEPNISIELLRKTIIATPHIAGYSLEGKVMGTKMVIDSLSQFFNLGISPWLPNPNPLMKKICVKQSQNIPEIIKSTYNILGDDLRGNSESFENLRNNYDYRRDFSGHTVRVNSKYSEDLRRIGFSISTE, from the coding sequence ATGCATCTTATTGCCGATAAAAATATTCCCTTCCTGCAAGGCGTTTTGGAACCTTACTTTGAGGTAGAGTACTTCTCCGGAAAAGAGATAACTGCCGATATTGTCCGTAATGCCGATGCGTTGATTGTTCGTACCAGAACTATCTGCAACTCAAAACTATTATCGGGTTCTAAGGTTAAGTTTATTGGTTCTGCAACCATTGGGTTCGACCATATCGATACAAATTACTGTGCAAACAATAGTATTACTTGGGCAAATGCTCCCGGTTGCAATTCTGCAGGAGTACAGCAGTGGGTTGCCGCTGCACTTATTCATTGGGCTGAGTTAAATTCAAAAAATTTATCGGGATTGACAATTGGTATTGTTGGCGTTGGTAATGTTGGGAAAAAAGTGGTTGAACTTGCGAAGGTTTTAGGAATGAAAGTCCTTTGCTGCGATCCTCCCCGTAAACGCGATGAGGATTTAGTAGATTACGTTGATTTCGAAACCGTTTTGAAAAACTCTGATATTATTACCTTTCATGTTCCATTGAACTACGAAGGGGTTGATAGAACCTTTCATATGCTTAACTCTAGTACCATTGAGTTGTGTAAGCCCGATGTTTATGTCATTAATTCGTCTAGGGGCGAAGTTGTTAATACAGAAGGATTAATTGCGTTTCTGGAATCAAACCCTAAAGCACAGGCTGCTTTGGATGTATGGGAAAACGAACCAAATATCTCGATTGAATTGCTTCGTAAGACAATAATTGCAACACCTCATATAGCAGGGTATTCTTTAGAAGGTAAGGTAATGGGGACAAAAATGGTTATCGATTCACTTAGCCAATTTTTCAATTTGGGAATTAGTCCTTGGCTACCCAATCCTAATCCTTTGATGAAAAAAATTTGTGTTAAGCAATCCCAAAACATACCCGAAATAATTAAATCAACCTACAACATTTTGGGTGATGATTTGAGAGGCAACTCCGAGAGTTTTGAGAATTTAAGGAATAACTATGATTATCGTCGCGATTTTAGCGGACATACTGTTAGGGTAAATTCTAAATATTCCGAGGATTTAAGAAGAATCGGCTTTTCAATTAGTACGGAATAA
- a CDS encoding membrane protein yields MLGSIINAVAIIVGGVLGLVLNNKLPKKYIAVFFQVIGIFTLLLGFSMGIKTEKPLLLIFSLILGALVGTAINLQAIVEGWGDKIKNRFNLKGDKFSEGMVVAFLMYCMGSLTILGAIEEGTGGEPKLFYVKSLMDGFSSIALASSLGFGVLFSIVPLLIYQGGLTFLASLIGESLTPLMVGELSAVGGVLLIGLGLNILDIKKIDVLNILPALLFIIPLVYLFG; encoded by the coding sequence ATGCTAGGATCTATTATTAATGCTGTGGCAATTATTGTGGGAGGTGTTTTGGGTTTAGTATTAAACAATAAACTGCCTAAGAAGTATATCGCTGTCTTTTTTCAGGTTATAGGAATATTTACGCTATTGCTTGGATTTTCGATGGGAATAAAAACCGAAAAACCATTGCTCTTGATTTTTAGCTTGATTCTTGGAGCGTTAGTTGGAACAGCCATTAATCTTCAAGCCATAGTTGAGGGTTGGGGCGATAAAATTAAGAATCGATTCAACTTAAAGGGCGATAAGTTCTCCGAAGGAATGGTTGTGGCTTTTCTGATGTACTGTATGGGTTCCTTAACAATTCTGGGCGCTATTGAGGAAGGTACTGGTGGCGAACCTAAACTTTTTTACGTTAAAAGCCTGATGGACGGCTTTTCATCTATCGCCTTAGCTTCGTCGTTAGGGTTTGGTGTGCTGTTCTCCATAGTACCTTTATTAATATATCAAGGAGGCCTAACGTTCTTGGCTTCGTTAATTGGCGAAAGTTTAACTCCTTTAATGGTTGGTGAACTTTCAGCAGTTGGTGGTGTGTTACTTATTGGATTAGGATTGAATATTCTTGATATTAAAAAGATAGATGTGCTCAATATTTTACCAGCATTACTTTTTATTATACCTTTAGTTTATCTATTTGGATAG
- a CDS encoding phosphotransferase has protein sequence MNQHINSIVKLYESKFNAKPNRVEVLPASGSPRIYYRIFIVGSNSLIGAFNNDVDENRAFFYLSRHFFEKGLNVPDVIAISSCEKYYLQTDLGSESLFNLITKGNVDSNLDFLLESAVKQLAKIQVIGFDGLDSTKCFPIPSFDRRSVMWDLNYFKYNFLKPSGLTFSEVKLEDEFNRLADILLDEDLNYFHYRDFQSRNIMVKDNQLYFIDYQGGRLGPCLYDLASFLYQAKAGFSSEQRNRLFNIYLNELTQYRKVDVEHLKDVFPFMVMFRILQTLGAYGFRGFFEKKTHFIQSIPNAIGNYLELANSTRVGEFNYITSLLKEYSILIAKDEAEESKGLTVSITSFSFKKGYPEIHPDHGGGFIFDCRFLPNPGRIDKYKPLNGLDNEVADYLNVFDEVSVFNNRAFDMVSSAIDNYIARDFKYLSVAFGCTGGQHRSVYCTNLLAKKLSERYNVNIVVKHREINR, from the coding sequence ATGAATCAACACATTAATAGTATAGTTAAACTTTACGAGAGCAAATTCAACGCAAAACCCAACAGGGTAGAGGTGCTTCCTGCTTCAGGTTCTCCACGCATTTATTATCGTATATTCATTGTGGGTAGTAATTCATTAATAGGTGCTTTTAATAATGATGTAGATGAGAATAGGGCATTTTTCTACCTCTCAAGGCATTTTTTTGAAAAGGGACTCAATGTTCCTGATGTTATTGCAATCTCATCGTGCGAAAAGTATTACCTCCAAACCGATTTGGGCTCAGAATCGCTGTTCAATTTGATTACCAAGGGTAATGTTGACTCTAATCTCGACTTTTTATTAGAAAGCGCAGTAAAACAGTTAGCTAAAATTCAGGTGATTGGTTTTGATGGTCTGGATTCAACTAAATGTTTCCCAATTCCTTCGTTCGATAGGCGCTCTGTAATGTGGGATTTAAACTATTTTAAGTACAATTTTCTAAAGCCCAGTGGGCTTACTTTTAGTGAAGTTAAGTTGGAGGATGAGTTCAATCGACTAGCCGATATTCTTTTAGATGAGGATTTAAACTACTTTCACTATCGCGATTTTCAGTCGAGAAACATAATGGTTAAGGATAACCAACTTTACTTTATCGATTATCAGGGTGGTCGCCTTGGGCCTTGTTTGTACGATTTGGCATCGTTCCTTTATCAAGCAAAGGCAGGTTTTTCTTCAGAGCAAAGGAATAGGTTATTCAATATCTATCTAAATGAGTTGACTCAGTATCGAAAAGTTGATGTGGAGCATCTAAAAGATGTTTTTCCATTTATGGTAATGTTCCGTATTCTACAAACTCTTGGTGCTTATGGTTTCAGAGGTTTCTTTGAGAAAAAAACTCATTTCATTCAAAGTATACCTAATGCTATCGGTAATTATTTGGAATTGGCCAATTCTACTAGGGTGGGCGAGTTTAATTATATAACATCTTTGCTAAAGGAGTATAGTATTCTTATCGCCAAAGATGAAGCTGAGGAGTCTAAAGGTTTAACTGTATCTATAACAAGTTTCTCTTTTAAAAAAGGTTATCCCGAAATTCATCCCGATCACGGAGGCGGCTTTATATTTGATTGTCGCTTTTTACCAAACCCCGGCCGAATTGATAAGTATAAACCTTTAAATGGTTTAGATAACGAGGTTGCTGATTATTTGAATGTATTCGATGAGGTCTCGGTATTCAACAACCGTGCATTCGATATGGTTTCTTCAGCAATTGATAACTATATTGCGCGAGATTTTAAGTATCTTTCAGTTGCCTTTGGGTGCACTGGGGGTCAGCATCGCTCTGTATACTGCACAAATTTATTGGCTAAAAAACTTTCTGAGCGCTACAATGTTAATATCGTTGTAAAACATCGCGAAATAAACAGATAG